A region of the Silene latifolia isolate original U9 population chromosome 9, ASM4854445v1, whole genome shotgun sequence genome:
gtgttgaacatgtaatcactttaaactatattgttatttaaattatgtttcttcattgtcatttgattatcattgcctcgggaaaccgagatggtgacgttctcataccttaagtggtcctggtaaggcacttggagtatggggtgtcacAAGTCTATCTCCATATAGACCACTCACGCATGAGCTATAGAATCATTAAGAGCTCTAAGGCTCAACCTCTCAACATAGCGGTGAATCCATCAAGTCCTTCTCAATAAAACCACCCAAATAAAGGGATATAGATTCATTAAAAGCTCTAAGGCTCAACCTTTCAACATAGCAGTGAATCCATCAAGTCCTTCTCAATAGGACCACCCAAATAAAGGGATATAGATTCATTAAGAGAAATATCTCAACCTCCATCATTACAGTGATCTCATCAAGTCCGTCTCACAAGGACCACCCAATTTTGGGCTATAAGACCATTAATAGCTATATGCTCAACCTTCCAAAATAGTGTACCTGTCATAGGAATGAGATGTGTACACAAGTATGAGTTCTCTATGGCTTCGTTAGACCACCCTTGCATAAGTAAGTTCCGGTATCCACCACAAATTCCTCAACTAATAGGCTtttgccccattcccctcgacagtTCTAGGACTTCGTTCTTTCTTAGTCCATTAGCTTAAATATGCTCCACTCAAATTTCACAAAGATAATAATTTGTGAGCATATTATTCTCAATCAACTTTCTCAAATCTCAAATCTGCATAAAATGTGTAAATCTGCAAGTCACTATGCACATTATTTTAGCATTATTAAGTTGATATTAGCATTATGCTAAAGATAAACATTAGGCAAAACTCCATGCCCCCACAATTAAGTAGTAGCTAATAATAGCTTCACAATCACCCTGCATCTTACCCTACCAGATTAAGAGTAATATAATATGCTTACACAATAGACAAGGTTATAATAGTCTTCTCAATAGACTTAAAACAAGATCATCATTAAAGGTGGAAATGTATAGTATTCATCATAGATCTCACCTTGTCGATCATCATTAACTTTTGGTCGATCTGATATCTTTCTAGATATCCAAGATAGTACAATTCTTAATATTGCACCTTAGGCACTTCACCAAATGTGAATGATAACTTTGGCAATGAATACACAAACAAAATGTACTTAGCTGCATAAGCTACATTGAAGCAACTATAATTATACATATTATACTTCTCACAAAGTCAAAACATGTTCTCTTATAACTCATTACCATCATTGTTCTAATTAAATATAGAGCTCCACTCTCATGTCATTTAAAAGAATAAATAatcttctttattattttctctttttaATAAGTTGACATAGAGTAAAACATACACGTAGAGTTTGTGATTTTTGCATCCAAAATCATATTATTTACTAAAGTCTCTATATACATCATCAATCTTATATTAGAGAACAACGAATAATCCCGATGATTGTCTTAGTGTTACTTTCTCTTTGCAAATCCACATTTTACAAAAAGAATTTGACTTCTTATAAACATAAAATCAATCATCATAATCTCATATAGTGTGGTGTGGTGTAAGCAAAGTGTAACATATATAATTGAACCTTACGCAACCATTATTTATTGACATAGCCATTAGCCAACAAATTAATATTTCTAGTTTTGGTTCAATTAGTCACGTATAAAACATGCTATTATCATTTTCTCTACACTCCCACAATCAAAGATATACATACTCTTCACAAATTATAAGATATCAACTCTAAACTTGATGAATAAATTTATCAAATAAGTTGAACGTCTTCTCCCACATGTTGTCACGCCACAAATTAGTGACAAACATAATCGTTCAAACAAAATATAcacatcattcattcattcatcatctcaaCTTTTAGATATCATATAATCATTGACAAATAATTGTTTGTCACACAAACATATCCAAGAAAGTATATAGTTAtcaattgaaaataaaatatttgaccCTCACATTTAGTTCATAACCCACATATCAATTTTAGTTTATCTCATAATCAAAACTAAATAACCAATCGATCCAAATGTGTGAAAGATTTTGCTTGATAAACATATTGTACACATAACAATATCTTGGACACTTAATCATTCTAGCTACTTGTCAATCAAAAATCTTGGAACAATTTCATTCACATATTCTTGAAATCAATTATCAAAGAGTAATTTTGCTAAGATTATAGACATATCATACCAAATAAAGTAGTAGCTTAAACATATGAACAATTAAGGCATATATAATTTGACCAAACCTTCATATTTATCATCATAAATAATTTAAAGGAAAGTCTCGAGAACATACCTTAACCACAAGAATGGAATTGAGCAATGAAATTATAGATAATACCATTCTTTTATAAGTtttcataaaaactttcagcataCTACCATGACATTGATGTCCATTTTAAGGAAGCTAAATGATAGAATCTGCTCACGACTTCAACTACAAAGTTGTAGCccttcttcttagctttccaacaccatATTACACGCCTCAAACAAAGGTCTAGAGACTGAGTTATGGCCAAAATACCGACGTGTTGTCTCACTCCCTACGGGCTGAATCTTCTAGACGAAAATAAATATTTTCTCCAATCAAATGATTCTCAATGACAAgaacacaacaacaataataatgacaAGAATTCGTTTCTCAATTGTTGGAAATATAGGGTCACTATAAGGGCGAAAATATATTTAGAGAATAgatgttgttgtgtcgtggtatggAGGCCACTGAATGAGAAATGAAATCGCCCCGACTACGGTACAAATCGATATAGGCGTCGTCCCCCAAGGTCACACAACACTCCTCAAAGTTGTGTACTCAACTATTAGGAGTTGGAACTCATATGGTATGCTCAAAATTATCATAGAGAAGGTAGTAAAGATATATGAAGATGTGTATTTCTCAAATGACTACACTTCTCTATTTATAGTAGTTAATTAGCACCATAACCACAAAGTTAGTGGCCTAACCACCACCATGAACATGGGCCAAAAACATGGAGTTAGTGGCTATAATGATGCAAGTAGTGGAGAAAGTGTAGAGATTCTCTTACGAGGAAATTAATGGAAGGCTTCTCTATGATGTAATGTATTTAGACAACATTACTAGCCTTTGCATTACTTCCAACACGTGTATATACTAATTACTTAGTACTCCATAGTTTACAGTAaataaaaatgttttttttttgtcagaaatTATCTTATATTTatgggtatttgtaaaaatattaccttatatttttgttttgttttcgactACCTTTggtttctttatttttggtcaataactacctatgTTAAGAGTCTAGACGGAATTAGTCAATTTTTTGGCTTTAACTTATCTCCCATGAGTCTTTTATGTTTCAAACTTGCTTAGATCCTATTTTAAGAAGTCATGATGTACTTACACTTAACTTTAAGAGATGTtcgtagttattattgaaatgtgaaaacaTAAATTATGCTTATTTGAAGTTAAATTGTGGTTTGAACGCATTTGATCATTGTTTTTTGGTGTTAAGAGAGTAATGTGAGATGGGTTAATGTCGTTAAATCAACAAAATTTCGCCATATTTTCAGCATAGGTAGTTTCTgaccaaaaaaaagagaaaacaaaggtagtctaaaataagaaaaataatactccctccaattcgctataatgttccctctttcccgaaacggattattcaagtaatgtccccctttccttttttggtaacttttactcttattttattcaccactctctcctattaccaaactccacacaactcttttactcttattttattattttccttaatgttttggcgccacaactccttatttaactcataataaTTCATCTCTCTCCTATCAACAAACCTCACATTTGTCctctattcatttttattcatttttctttaagtattgtgtccatctcaaaggggatcattatgatgaattggagggagtataaagtagtattttacaaatacccctaaatataaagtagtttttgattaaaaaaatcCTAAATAAAATGTAATAATTGTGGTAGGATAAAATGGGGTGGACATAATACGTTCCTTGGTATATTTGAACACGTCTTAGAGAGATTCAATTCAATATTGTTTACTGAAGACTAGATAATTTAGGAATGTTGGTACATAGGTTGTCGGAGTTGATGAAATCATAGGGTTATTGTTCCTCTACGGAGTACACTCTTTGTCGTTGTCATTTGAATGATCAACTAAAGCTGTTCTACTTCCACACGTTTGATTTGGTCTCTTCATCACAACTTACCATTTGCCGTAGTATGGTCAATGAATCCATCAATTAACTATGTTCCCATCACATAATTACGGCATACCATAGTCAATGCCATATGACCCGCTCAAATCACCTAATTTGAGTCCCAATTCAATACAACTTTTTATGATCAAATATATGATTTATATTGACTACGACGCCACTAGATAGACTATACTATCAGTTACATTATAACTGGTGTTTAAGAGAATTATTGTAAATTTTATGAGCTCATTTACATAAATATTGAGCTCAATGCAAGAGTAATTTTCAAAGTTAAAAATGAGTTATTCGGAAGTTGAAATTAAGGGAAATGGGAAAAAAAAACTTTGTCgtttctctttaattattgttggtTCAAATCTCCAATTGGATTTGTATTGGACCATTATAATAACATTTTTTATTCTGTGTGAGGGTTAAGAAGTATTTTATTAGAGAGATATATACAAACAATTGAAACGAAACAATTATCATTATAATCATTTCACACGACACAATAATAAAGAGCGAGGATCATTATCATTATAATCATTTACGAGTAATAATTagttcaattggtctcccttgtgacgggttaccatttgtggcggatattttgtgagataaaatggtaacaaaatgggttagtggagaaaggggaccacatgaatagtgttgcagagagagaaaaagtgggtacattgtgaggtaaaatggtatccgtcacaagcttgtgacggatatgtcatgtcttcaatgagaatttgtgtaattagTTAGAGTTTGGTTCCCAATGCGATAATCAGAAGGACTCAACTTTTGTGGATGAATAGAAAAAAACACAAGTGGGAAAGCGGATTCAAACCAAATTAAGGAACAAAAAAAAGTCCAAAACTCCTGCATGCATGTTTTGATGCTGAAAAATCTAGGATAAACATGGAAAGCATGCACATAAATGATAAATCTACACCTAATTTTTGGAGTAAAATTCGGGCTGCTCAATTCCCAAGGCCCCACAAGTATAAAAACATCCgtccgtctcattatagacggccacTATTCGTTTATAGCCATAGACGGATAGTGACCCTCTCACAAAATTAAaatgggagggcaagtggggctGTTCATTTTCTATCCACTTGCACTACTCACTTCCATTTGTAAGAAGAAACTATccatctataatgagaatttgtgtaaaaacCTTATTCTCGTACAATTAATGTTAGAATTAAAACTTTGTTGAGCCTCTGTTTTCAACGTTTGAATGGAATATCTTCCGACTTTggtgaacttcatgtataatgtCGCTGTTCTATCTTTTCTGAATTTCAGATTATGACACCGCTTTCTAGCTTCCATAACGATAATGGTTTTTTTTACCTTTGTCGACCGAGTTCGAAGTCTCTCTCTCATTGTGGTTTACTAGCTCTCCATTTTACACATAAGCATTAACTATTAAAAtaatcctacaaaaaaaaattattcttgTCCGAAGATGAGGGTTGTGACTTGTTGATACAAGATGAGAGACAATCCAAACTTGTGTTGACCCACATTAAAATCAGTATTAAGAAAGATCTATAAGAATATTGAGCCTGTTTAAAATGATTTTCCGGTTTTTTCATGGTATATTCTTCAGAAACAAATACTAGTACAAAAAGCTTGGGCAAAACTGTTCTTCAGGCTAGGAGTGAGGATTTGATATTTTGATGTACTCCATAGTAATAATGTTCCAACTTTGTAACACGAGATATAAAGTTATACGAAATAGATTCtacaatatgataaaatagaaTTTTATTTTACATTTCACCTTCAAGTCAAATGAAGTCCATAAAATTCCGATAAATTGCTATAATATGTCATTCAATACAAAGAATTAACATGAATGAACCCAATCCGATCGATAACAATCAAAACCATTAAGACTCGGTAACAATTTCAAGAGAGAAAAGTTGACGATGAATTTACGAGATAAGATGCTCTATCCAGGACATTCTTTTAGGCGTTGATCAGGAGGAATTAGTTATCCCTAATGATAAGGGTAATCTTCTATTGGatgcatccatgaatgttaaaaACGCTTGCTATTGACCAAAGGGAAGCTTCAACCCCAGAAATAAGCCGAGAACTGCATCCCAATATCCAATCAGCTGCCACAAGGAATAGATCAAAGTGTGAAGGACTGAAGGTTGTTGAGgttaaaaaagaaaaagaaaaaaaaaaaaaaaagaactttgAAGTTCTGTTTCGGACAACAAACTTCTACaaacaattgaagacttcaaAGGAGATTTACATAATAATTGTGAAGTGGTACTCATCTCCTGGATTCGACACCTATCATCGTCACAACTAGCTATTGTGACCCCCTTTacacaaactaaaaaaaaaaagagagaaaaaaaaatcaaagaccTTAATTAAAACAGTAATATACATACCTGACCAATGAAACCTTTTCCTGTCTGACCTTCGATAACGAGACCAACAGTGAGACCAATCATCGCCCAAGCTCCATTGATTGCTTCAATTTGGCGCCTTCTCTAAAGTCGCAACATTTTAAAATCAGGATTAACAAGATGAAAATAAAAGTGGGTATAACAATAACTGAAGAAGGGAATGCATTTGATGTAAAAGAAATGCTCCTAAACTTTGACATTCAGCTAATGATTCATAAAGTATCCGTTTATACGCTTATTTCAACGATTACTGGGTTCAAGCAGTTGGTCTCTTGTGTATGAGATGATTTCATCCAATGTTAGACCAACTCATTCAGTACAAAAAATGCCCCCATTTAGCCAGCCACTAACCCCATTACAAACTTCTCATATGTGTTCTCGTGATTATCTTATCATGAAACTATTTCATATGAGAATTTGGGCTAATTATTCCCTAGTTTATAGTGGATTAATGGTACATAGGCTAGACTATTAGAAACAGCACTAATATCGATTGTAAGGCTCCAACCATAACCAAAATCTCAACAACTATTCCCTATATCCCAAAATCTTTTTTCCCAAATCTAGCATGGTCTGACCTGTAGGTATAAAATCTGGGTTGTGACAAAGCCTATCAGCCAAATTGTAAGTTTAAAAATGGTTACAACGGCCTTTTGAAGTGTTGGTCGTATTTCGGGTGTACTGACCAAGATCAAGTCACAAAATGCATTAACAAGCAATGGTACATAAATGTAATAAAACTCCTCCTTCCTTCGTCTCTAATACCCTGGCAGCCAGCCAAGATATCCTATGTCCATCTACTGAATCATCCAACATCGGTAAAAGGTTCATAGAATTGTATGAGTTCTCTGAATTTTAGCGAGGACTACAGATGACATTTGGCAAGAAAACCAGGGGATATTCTATAGAAATTTCATTCACTTGCCATTTTCACTCTGTTTAGTCTTTCACCTTTTCATGTTTTGCGAAGTACAACCTTTATACATAATATGAAGTCTCTAACAATATAAAAATTGTAGTTTGCTTATGAGGGATCAAAATGAGTTGGCTCATTGAAAGTCGTGTGCAGCTTTGTGTATATAGGCTACTCAAAGGCTTTTTTAAGTTTCCAAATATCAGTGGATTTAGTATAACCAAGCGTTGCACACATGTAACACCGGTAGCATTGCAATCGAAGTCAGGAGTCACGGCAATGGAAATCCACAAACCTCAAGTTTCTCCTTAGCTTTAATTTCTGTCATTTGTTTGGCAGCTAATTTCTTGGCCTCCAAAGGATCAACCATAATTACTTCTTTGCTTAATCTTCGCTTTCCTGGAGAGACCTGTACAACAAGAGCATTACAAAAACGGGTACAAATAGAGGATCGCCTTTTCCAGTAAGGGAGAAAGAATGATGCTAAATAAGAAGGATTCAAGTTAAGCAACCTAAATATTTGGTAGATAAAGATTAGAAAGTTTTAAATTTCCATCTAGAAACGAGTGGTTACAAAAAGAAGAAATAAAGGCATAAAGCAACCTAAATTTTTGGCTACTTCATTATACATGTATTACTTCCGATTTTGTATCAGATTCTAACATGTCATGATTTGTAAAGCAAGCTTAACTAACAAATTTACGTTGGTATTACTCCGTCGATTTTCAGCCATTTCACGCAATTAACTGATTTAACTTTTTACTCCTTGCATAGAGTCAAACGGCACTAATTGAGTGAAATAGAAAATACTTAATAGTTAACGCAGCTTCGATAATAAATTCTAAAGGAACCTGATGAAATACTAACCAACAAtatttttactattcaaatgtAGCCCTTATGCATACATTAGAAGTGGCTAGCACATGAAGTGCACGACCCCTGGTTGTACGAGTGAAAACTCTGGACTGTTGCCCTCCGATCAAGCGCCATCTGAAACAGGAGAAGCCTATCAGACATAATCTCCTAACAAAAAGATGTCTTTCAAACATCAATTATCACAACTTTTGCTCAATTAGGGATATTCTGACTCTTCATATTGAGGAATTTCAAGAATCATGTCACACACCCAAAAACAGTAGCTCTTGGAGTATAAGGGCAAATGTACGATAACCATGGTACAAAAATGCGGCATTGGCCCATGTCAAGTTAACTCGTTACAGAAGTCAAGACGACTCGGTACCGACAAACTGACCCAACTGGTTGAGACAAACCCAAACATGACCAGAAACCTGAATTAACCCAATTAACCCGGTCCCATTCGAATTTTGCTGGCCCTAGATGAGCTCTTACCTTTAAATGGCTCTATAACAACACATACATGAAACCAAAGTCACTAGACACAACCTGACCTGTTCTTGACCCAAATGTGATGTAAGAATTATCAGTGATGATATGTGAATGCTTGGTTGGGTGAACACATCTGTAAAATCCACAGGTTTGGAGTGGTTTATTTAATTAGCAAGTTTTTCTACATAACACAGAAACATACTCCGTATACACGTGAGACAAGCCCATTAAACCGATAATAAAATAATGAATACGGAGTACGTGATAAATTGGGTTTATCTCACATGTGAGACTGTCTCATACAAGACTCACAACATACATAAAAGGCATGGCTGGTGCAACAATGCACCTTGGTAATCAAAATAATAGCTTGTCTAAAGTCCCAAACAAAATTGTTTATTGAGCACTATAATATTTCTGTAACATGTAGACATGATTAACAACAATAACTAGTCAATACACAGGAAATACATCAGTATCGATGTTGTAATTAAAAAGCCATCTTAACTACAACACATACTTCTCCTGATCCATTTCATAATGAACTTATTCATCAGTGCCTCCGGCGACCCTTCATGTGAATCTCAACACCTACTTCTTCTCCGCCCTCCTTTGATTTGCAAATACCTTCCAGTTTGGCATTTATACAATGACTAGGACCAACACTTGggtttttgctcttaattttTGTGAGTATAGAATACAGAACGTATTCGTGAATGAGAGACAGAAATTTCACAATACATGAGTATTGCAGGCAATTATTATCCCCCATTGAGCTCCTAACTAACACGATTGATTAAAAGGTATGAACTTGGCAATAATTATGTTGGGGATAAGAATCGAACCCCCAACCTCACAGAGTCAAAGTTGGAGTAAGAGAGCTCCTAAGAATTGAGTATTGGAAAATAGAATTCAATCCACAATCCAACAAAATAACTTGCTAAACAAAATGATTGCTCTCTACTAGCATTTACAGCAAAAGATTAAGCAAATCTAAGAAAACATCAAAATCCCACCTTTGTATATAAAACAGAATTAAGGAAACCATTAATTTCATCCGAATATGATCACATCAATTATTCAACACTGAAATACACTCAAATTAACATGAAACAAATAAACCCGGAtacaaaatactccctccgttcggTCCAATTCATTACATTTGACCAAATTTCTGAGGGCGAATTTGAAAATACGTACGAAAATGAGGGAATCAATCTATTTCATCTAAATTATAATCACATCAATCATCTAACactgaaaaaaattgaaatttataTGAGACAAAAATACCCATACACAATATATAAGAGATGGAGGGAAATAGAACAAGGAAACAAAAACTTACCGAGGAACAGAAGTTGGGTTTCTGGTAAAGAATGGTTGGTGGGTGTTAGAACAAGTTATGAATCCAGAAACAGGAATTAATGAGGGCGCCATTTTCAATTGCAAAGCTAAAAGCTTTAAGAATTTTGATGTTTGCTTATTTGTTGAATAAGAAACGTGTACAATTTGAGCAAAAAATGGGTGGAAGTGAGTGAAGTTATGAACGAAGATGAAAGTGTTTTTATGTTGTGTAGTCGTGGACGTTCGTCCACAACCGAAATCTACGGTCCACAACCGAATTAGAAGTTCCGGTCCGGACTCAGGTTCCACATTTTTTAGGATTTCGATTTCCGTTTTCGTTTCGGTCTGGTGCGTTTCTAGACCGGAAAAACCGGTCCCGAGTCCCGACCGGAAAGACCagaattattgttatttgattttttttcttgaaATATTATTTAAAAAAGCATTGTAAACCTACTTAATCTGATCCAATCGACCGATTCGGTGTTGGACCGGAATTTTTCGGTCCGGTCCATACTAGAATTTTTGTAATTCGATCCGAGATTTTTGTCGATTCCGATTCCGGTCCAAAACGGTTCTGGTTCTGGTCCGGCCCCGATGCACAACCCTAGCCGCCGTTCGAAAACCTCACCAGTGGCTCAAATTTGtgtgactaaataaaattttgCTCTTAGTTTGTGgaaatattttatcatgattagGTCTTTATATTACTATGTTAAATATTTTCATCGATTTGCCCAATATTTTTATCTATAACTTTTAAATCCTGTTATTAAAAATATCAATaggaaaaaaaattaacaatcaatcaatcaatatctatctatattattaaaagaAGCTTTTTTATAGCGATATTAGAGTCTCCAACATTGACAAAACACCTCAGATTAATAAATAAATGCTAAATAACCAATACGACTAGAAGATAGAATTTCtcaattagtagattatacaactggttgtatgtaGTTTATGTACAACCTTTTCAATGTTGTCGAGTTTTGTTATAAAGTTGTCGAGCTTTACTAACAAAATTGTCGAGTTacaatacaaagttattgagcttaagaggaataattattaaactcaataactttttaaattagctcaataacttataaaatagctcgacaactttgtgtaaagaactcaacaactttgaggcggttgtacaatgctaatatacaactggttgtaagatAGTATTTGTGAGAATTTCTCAGCAATTACTGAGTAGTTAAAGAAGTCTTATTAGAGTCAAATATCCATCTTATAAACAATCTAATTTCACCCGCCAGCTTGAGTGACAACAGTTTGATAAATtccaataaaatattatttaaagATAATGAAAAAGGCTCATTTAATTGAATGAGGAGTTTGTGTTGGAATCAGCATGAAACAAATTCTTTTTACATGTATAAAAGGAAATTAAATTAGGCGTTCTTTTCCTATCCATCCTTCTTTCTTTAGAGTATGAACTATACACCGTATAATTTATGATAATGGTTTCTTAGTGTCtatctttcattctttttcaatgATTGCTTAGTGTGATTTATGCATGTATGAGtatattgttttatttttatcGTCAACTTAATTACTCCTAATAATATCTATACTCTTTCACTTTATATGTACTAACAGGTTCATGCAACCAATTCCTTAACAATCTCGATCGTGTTCTACGGTAGCTATGgtcatttattttgtaattagctTGATTCTTTGTTATCAATAAAATATGGttgactaatctatttaatattaGTTTGATTTGCAAATCAATGAGCAACGCAATTGGCATCTTATTGGGTAAGTTTTAATACTATACAAGAGTATTATCGATTAAAGTTATCTCAGCTAAGCATTATCTACGTTCTTTTTTACTATATTTTTTATATTTgctcaaaaaccctaatttattcAAAAACAAAGTAAATTGATGGAGGTATTGCCATCAGTATTTTGAGCGATTTCAACGAGCTCAACAATATAAATTATTTTCAAGGGCTCTAACTAAAAAGTAAATATTCGGAAAATTTAATTTCATTGAAAGTTGAACTTCCTTGCATCATAGAGAGTCTAGAGATTTCACCGTTAATCGAACactttattttaaaattttatttattatattcaaTATCAtatcactacaaaaaaaacgcgggttagtgacgaccctaccgacggaaaaaagaggccgtcagaaaacacgggttaccgacggatttgtgacggaatttccgtcggtaaCGTTTCCTGACGGACAATCCGTCAGTAAATATTGGCGCGTTGACAAAGTCAATGGCACTAAAAAAccagtgacggaaattccgtcagtaattccataaaactgacggaatttccgtcattgCTATTCACATGCAACATTGGAGGACAACTGGAAAGAGTTTAGCATACCTggcggaatatccgtcagtattttgaaaaaactgacggaatatccgtcagtgggTCAATTATTAGTTGATTTCAGTGTGTGACAGGGTGTCACAATAATTGTcctactgacggatattccgtcagaattttcaaaaatcgacggaatttccgtcgattCTCGCTTTAATCGCGTGTACGATCACTTGCATTATTTTCTGATAAAGTGAACttatgacggaatttccgtcagttaaataggaatactgacggaatttccgtcaggatttctatttaaccgacggaatttccgtcagatgttTCTATTATCTGAAACACGCGAAGAGTTTCTCCTTCACTTTACCAaaattcccccaaatcaattaaaatcgcCTTAACCCTAAcctccttaaaacccgacaccaccaccaccctcctccacttccggcgccaccaccaccaccaccaacaccaccacgccgtcgccgtcactataaggtaattaactttatctttttttcctctctcctttatctttttccttctccttcatccttttccttctccttttcttatttacttttttttttgtctatAGCAGCCCGCCGCCGTCGCCGACCCACGTCCGCCGCCGACAACCCCTGCCGCCGACCCCACGTCCGCCGCCTGCCGCCACTgccccttctttttcatttttttgtcaagttaattaggtattactccttttaattttttttaattagtttaattaatttagattattagttattgttttaattgttgttgaaaaaggGTTGGTGTTGTGCATGTtaacttagga
Encoded here:
- the LOC141600059 gene encoding uncharacterized protein LOC141600059; its protein translation is MAPSLIPVSGFITCSNTHQPFFTRNPTSVPRWRLIGGQQSRVFTRTTRGRALHVLATSNVSPGKRRLSKEVIMVDPLEAKKLAAKQMTEIKAKEKLERRRQIEAINGAWAMIGLTVGLVIEGQTGKGFIGQLIGYWDAVLGLFLGLKLPFGQ